DNA from Candidatus Stoquefichus sp. SB1:
AATGACAAACCCAACGCGTATGTTGACAACGACAGTTGTGATTAAAAATGCGATTTATCATCAACTACCAGTCATATCTTCTTCACCTATTCCTTTTGGGAAAATAGCGGATACAATGAAGTTGTTAAAAGAAGTAGAAGTAGAAGCACCAGTTCATGAAAAAGATGTTATTGTGAAAGATATTTTTGGATTAGGTATTGATATCATCGCAAGTCGTAGTATGAAGAAAGCAGGGTAAGAATATAAAATAATTATGGGTATGTGGTGATACAATGAAAGTATGATGTTAGGTATGATATCACTTATGTTAAAGGAATTGTCACTAGTGTTTCTTTGATGATAGAAGTTGAAAAAAAGCTTTGCAAGAGTTTGATGATTCAGAAGTCATTATTTATGGAAAAAACACTATGCCCAATATATTTCTTCAATGGTGATTTCTGGTTATTGATTTCAAATCTCTTCTTTAACAATGGTTAAAAGGGATGTTGCTTTTTGCAATTAACGTGTTATAATAAAAGTACGGAAGTTTTCGAGGTAAAATGAATAATACATGCTCATATGTGTTTTCACTTTGCCTCTTTTATTTTAAGAAAGAGAGGAATTTGAAATGAACGGAAATGAAGAAAGTATTGCAGTAATGGAGAAGGTTGAGATTAAAGATTTAGTCTATGTAATAAGAGGACAACAAGTAATGTTAGATTCTGATTTAGCAAAATTGTATGGTTATACTGTGAAAAGACTAAATGAGCAAGTTAAAAGAAATATTGAAAGGTTTCCAGAGGATTTTATGTTTCAATTGACGCATGAAGAAATGATTGAAGTATCGAGGTCGCAATTTGCGACCTCGATACAAACAATTGGTATAAAAGGAGGAAGAACTTATAAGATATTTGCATTTACAGAACAAGGAATTTACATGTTATCAACTGTTTTGAAAGGTGATTTAGCAATAGAACAAAGTATTTTAATTATGAGAACCTTTAAAGAGATGAGACATTATATTGCAGAAAATAATCAACTTTTTAATAATCAGGATATTCTTTTTATGAGTCATAGACTAGTTAAACATGAAGAAGATATAAATCAAATAAAAGAATATATGGCAACAAAAGAAGATATCAAAGTGATTATGGATAAGTTTGTTGATGTAGATAATATAAAGCAGATTGTTATTTTAAATAATCAGCAATTTGAAGCCAATGATGCTTATATAGAAATCTATAAGAAAGCCAAACATTCTATTTATATTGTTGATGACTATATTAATATCCATACATTATCTTTATTAACTGCTAAGCATAAAGATGTAGAAGTTATTATATTCTCTGATAATAAAGGAATAAGAAGAAATCAATTAAATGAATTAGAATTTGATAATTTTAATAAAGAATATCCAACAATTTCAATAAAGAAAAATAATGGGCAATGTCATGATAGATTTATTATTTTAGATTATAAATTGGATACAGAAAAAGTCTATCATTGTGGAGCATCAAGTAAAGATGCAGGGAAGAAAGTTTGTTGTATCAATCAAATTATGAAATCTGAAATGGTTTATAACATCGTTGATTGTTTGTTAACAAATGAAGAATACTCATTTTAAAAATATCTTATGTTTCAATTGAATAGAGAAGAGTTAGAATTCGTGAAGTCGATATAAGATATTCATTCATAATAAAATAGTTGACTATTTATTAGAAAATATATTGAAGAACAAAAACAAATGTTTTATGAGCAACAATGCCTGCGTTGCCGCTCTTTTTTTCATTTCTTTTCAAGAGATGTTTTTCTCGTTTCATCTTATTATTTATGATATGATGTTTTTAATAATGGAGGGGATTTTATGATATATGATCATATTCTACAATTTAAAGGAGAATGGCGTTCTTATCAGCAACGAGTGCTTAGTCATTTTTCAGAGTATAAAACTGATGGAAAAATCCATATTGTGGCTGCTCCAGGTTCTGGAAAAACAACATTAGGGATTGAATTCATTCGCTTGTTAGATCAACCAGCTATTATACTTGTTCCTACAATTACTATAAGAGAACAATGGATAGAGAGAATAGAAGAAGCTTTTTTATGTACAGGTATTAAAGCCGATGATTATATATCACAGGATATTAAAGAGTTAAAACTAATAACAGTGACAACATATCAGGCGGTTTATAGTGCTATGTCGAGATATCAGGGAGAACTCATTGAAGATGAAAATGAAGGTATGGAATGTAAAGAAATTGTTGATTATCATGATTATGATTTCTTACAAGCAATGCGTGATGCTAAGATAGAAACAATTTGTTTAGATGAATGTCACCATCTACGTAGTGAATGGTGGAAAGCGTTAGAAACATTCAAGAAGGAAATAAAACCAGATTATACGATTGCTTTAACAGCAACGCCACCTTATGATTCTTCTCTTTCAATGTGGAATCGTTATATAGATATGTGTGGTGAGATTGATGAAGAAATTACCGTTCCTGAATTGGTTAAAGAAAGCAGTCTATGTCCACATCAAGACTATGTTTACTTTAATTATCCAACGAAAGATGAAGAAAAAGATATTAAAGTCTTTCAAAATAGAAGTGAATTATTTTTAGAGAGAATCATGAATGATTCACAATTTCAATCCGTTATTCAAACACATCTGTGTTTAAATGGAAGAATTGATTTAGATGCTTTGTTAGAAAAACCAGAGTATTTATCATCGATTATTATTTATCTTCATGAAAAAGGACTTCCTTATCCTTCTCAATTTCAAGAAATTCTAGGTTATCAAAAACTAGAAAAAATGTCTTTAAAATGGTTACAGATTTTATTACAAGGATTATTGTATGAAGATACATCATCATATATTATAGATCGGGACTATCAAGAAGAACTCATCAAAGAATTAAAATCACAAGGTTTTATTGAAAGAAATCAAGTGATGTTAGTTGTCAATCAGGCCATTGAAAAAATGTTAGTCAAATCAGTTGGAAAATGTGAAAGTATCAAAGAGATAGTTTTTCATGAATACAAGTCAATGCAAAGAGATTTAAGATTATTAATTTTGACTGATTATATACGTAAAGAATATGAAAATGCTCTTGGTGATGAAACAAGAGATGTCTATAATTTAGGTGTTTTACCATTTTTTGAATTATTAAGAAGAGAAAATCAAAAACGTAAAGAAGATATTCAATATGGTGTTCTTTGTGGAACCTATATTATTATTCCTAGTCATGCAAAAGAAGAACTTATGTATATAGTCGATGAACCAGATAGAATTCAGTTTGAATCAGTTGGTCATATAGCGCAAGATGAATACGTAAAAGTCAATGTAATTGGCGATAAACATTTTATTGTCAAAGCAGTGAGTTCATTATTTGAAATGGGCTATATTCAAGTTTTAATTGGTACGAAGTCTTTATTAGGAGAAGGATGGGATTCACCATGTGTGAATACGCTTATTCTTGCGAGTTTTGTTGGATCATTTATGTTAAGTAATCAAATGCGAGGAAGAGCCATTCGTACGCTTGAAAACAATCCACAAAAAACAAGTCATATCTGGCATTTGGTTTGTGTAGACCCACAAAAAGCCAATTCATTTGAAGGGTTGGAAGGCAGTGAAGATTATCAAACTTTTTGTCGACGTATGGAGCATTTTTTAGGATTACATTATACAGAAAATATTATTGAGAATGGAACAGAGCGTTTAACAGCAATTAAACTTCCTTTAAGTAAACATCACATTCAGTCTACCAATCAAAGGATGTTAAAATTATCTTCTCATAGACAAGAACTTCTATCAAGATGGAAACAGTCTTTAGCAGTTTATGATAAAATTGAAGTGGTAGAGGAAATAGGAACTAAAGAGGAAATGATTACTGCTGTTATACTAACAGATGCCATTAGGAATATGATTATTGTAATAGTTTGTGGATGTCTAGGAATATTTGCTGGA
Protein-coding regions in this window:
- a CDS encoding DUF1667 domain-containing protein, with product MLKEMICITCPVGCHLTVKQEGDDIEVTGNTCPRGKQYAIAEMTNPTRMLTTTVVIKNAIYHQLPVISSSPIPFGKIADTMKLLKEVEVEAPVHEKDVIVKDIFGLGIDIIASRSMKKAG
- a CDS encoding ORF6N domain-containing protein codes for the protein MNGNEESIAVMEKVEIKDLVYVIRGQQVMLDSDLAKLYGYTVKRLNEQVKRNIERFPEDFMFQLTHEEMIEVSRSQFATSIQTIGIKGGRTYKIFAFTEQGIYMLSTVLKGDLAIEQSILIMRTFKEMRHYIAENNQLFNNQDILFMSHRLVKHEEDINQIKEYMATKEDIKVIMDKFVDVDNIKQIVILNNQQFEANDAYIEIYKKAKHSIYIVDDYINIHTLSLLTAKHKDVEVIIFSDNKGIRRNQLNELEFDNFNKEYPTISIKKNNGQCHDRFIILDYKLDTEKVYHCGASSKDAGKKVCCINQIMKSEMVYNIVDCLLTNEEYSF
- a CDS encoding DEAD/DEAH box helicase family protein; its protein translation is MIYDHILQFKGEWRSYQQRVLSHFSEYKTDGKIHIVAAPGSGKTTLGIEFIRLLDQPAIILVPTITIREQWIERIEEAFLCTGIKADDYISQDIKELKLITVTTYQAVYSAMSRYQGELIEDENEGMECKEIVDYHDYDFLQAMRDAKIETICLDECHHLRSEWWKALETFKKEIKPDYTIALTATPPYDSSLSMWNRYIDMCGEIDEEITVPELVKESSLCPHQDYVYFNYPTKDEEKDIKVFQNRSELFLERIMNDSQFQSVIQTHLCLNGRIDLDALLEKPEYLSSIIIYLHEKGLPYPSQFQEILGYQKLEKMSLKWLQILLQGLLYEDTSSYIIDRDYQEELIKELKSQGFIERNQVMLVVNQAIEKMLVKSVGKCESIKEIVFHEYKSMQRDLRLLILTDYIRKEYENALGDETRDVYNLGVLPFFELLRRENQKRKEDIQYGVLCGTYIIIPSHAKEELMYIVDEPDRIQFESVGHIAQDEYVKVNVIGDKHFIVKAVSSLFEMGYIQVLIGTKSLLGEGWDSPCVNTLILASFVGSFMLSNQMRGRAIRTLENNPQKTSHIWHLVCVDPQKANSFEGLEGSEDYQTFCRRMEHFLGLHYTENIIENGTERLTAIKLPLSKHHIQSTNQRMLKLSSHRQELLSRWKQSLAVYDKIEVVEEIGTKEEMITAVILTDAIRNMIIVIVCGCLGIFAGISFLPMLGISAVILGVYLFIILYCLFLCIKKIIMYKNPLARLQILGEGILQAMRSTGHLESMNCIVKTELTGIYHTIYLAGGTGHDKTLFAKCMYEFFDAIDNQRYILYKERRKRKMDGYFAIPEIFAKRKSDAEIFAQYMKSFIGKYQVIYTRNQAGRQILLQGRIHALANRQNRCLTKKKVKGALE